In the genome of Devosia rhizoryzae, the window CACCAACCCTTCACCCATGGCCGCAAACCGATGTGAAGGACGAAACCCATGGTCAAATCGTTTTCCCTCGCGCTTGCGGTCCTCGTCGCCGGATTTTCCGGTGCAGGATACGCGCAGGATAAGCCGACGCTCACCGCCTATACCTATGATGGCTTTGCCGCCGAATGGGGTCCGGGTCCGCTGCTCAAGGCGGGCTTCGAGGCCACCTGCAACTGCACGCTCAACTGGGTTGCTGCCGACAGCTCGATCGGCACGCTTCGCCGCGTGCAGCTCGAAGGCGCGACGACGGAAGCCGACGTATTGGTCGGGCTCGATACCGCCATTGCCGGCGAGGCGCGCGCCACCGGCCTTTTTGCAGATCATGGCCTGACACTTACCGGCCTCGACCTGCCGGAGGACTGGTCCGACAGCCAGTTCGTGCCCTTCGATTATTCCCACTTCGCCTTCATGCACGATACCGACACGATGCCGGTGCCGCCCAAGAATTTTGAGGAGCTGATCTCGCTTCCCGAAGACGTCAAGATCGTGATCCAGGATCCACGCTCGGCGACTCCCGGGCTCGGCCTCCTGCTCTGGGTCAAGGCTGCCTATGGCGACCGGGCCCCGGAAATCTGGGCCGGGCTCAAGCCGCATATCCTGACCATCACGCGCGAATGGAGCGAGAGCTATTCGCTGTTCCTGGAAGGGGAGGCGGACATGGTGCTGTCCTATACGACCTCACCCGCCTACCACATCTTCGACGAAGATGATCACACGATCAAAGCGGCACTCTTTAACGAAGGGCATTTCCCGCAGATCGAAGTGGCGGGAATCTTGAAAAGCTCGGACCAGCCCGAGCTTGCCGCGCAATTCCTCGCCTATCTCGCCTCGCCTGAAGGGCAGAAAGCGATCCCAACGACCAACTGGATGTTCCCCGTTGTCGACCTCGGCGCGGATCTCGATCCGTCCTTCGCCGACTTGCCTCAGCCGACGAAGACGCTGACGCTGAGCGAAGAGGACATCATTGCGAATTCCGGGGCTTGGATCGACGAGATGCTGGCGGCTGTGCAGTAGCTGATGGTCTGAACCTTCATGTGTGTTGCGAAAGCACCCCCACCCAACCTCCCCCGTAAGTCGGGGGAGGAGTGTCATCGCGTTTTGGGCGCGATCGCGGACAAACACCGGCAGGCTCCTCCCCCTTCTGCAGGGGGAGGCCGGGTGGGGGTTGCTAGCGCTAAGGGGGGAGGTGTGTTTTGATCCTCCCGCACCGTCCCCTTCGCATCGCCACCGCCGCCATCCTATCCCTTGCCATTGCCGCACTCATAGCGTCGGTGTTGTGGGCAATCTTCGCCGCGGCGACCAGCGCGGTTGCGCCGTCCCGCATCGACATCCCGCACCTTTTGCGCATGACGACGCTGCAGGCCGGTCTCACCACCGGCCTGTCCTTGATCGTCGGCATTGCCCTAGCCTGGTCGCTAAACCGGTTGCGATTTCCCGGCCGCGACCTCGTCGTTGGCCTCTTTGCTGCCGCCATCGTCACGCCGGGAATGGTCGTCGCCTTCGGGCTCCTGTCGATCTGGGGCCGCAATGGCTGGATCAACCAGGCGCTCAACGCTGTCTTCGGCGTCACCGTTGAAAGCCCTGCCTACGGCCTTGGCGGCATTCTTCTGGCCCATGTCATTCTCGACGGTGCCTTTGCCGCCCGCATCCTCCTGGCCCGGCTCGACGCCATTCCGGCGAACCGACTTAAGGTAGGCCAGTCGCTTGCCTTGTCCGCCGGCCAGCGGTTTCGGTTGATCGACTGGCCAGCGCTTCGCGGCTCACTGCCTGGGCTGGGCGCCATCATCTTCCTTCTGGCCTTCACCAGTT includes:
- the thiB gene encoding thiamine ABC transporter substrate binding subunit, with amino-acid sequence MVKSFSLALAVLVAGFSGAGYAQDKPTLTAYTYDGFAAEWGPGPLLKAGFEATCNCTLNWVAADSSIGTLRRVQLEGATTEADVLVGLDTAIAGEARATGLFADHGLTLTGLDLPEDWSDSQFVPFDYSHFAFMHDTDTMPVPPKNFEELISLPEDVKIVIQDPRSATPGLGLLLWVKAAYGDRAPEIWAGLKPHILTITREWSESYSLFLEGEADMVLSYTTSPAYHIFDEDDHTIKAALFNEGHFPQIEVAGILKSSDQPELAAQFLAYLASPEGQKAIPTTNWMFPVVDLGADLDPSFADLPQPTKTLTLSEEDIIANSGAWIDEMLAAVQ